In Bosea sp. PAMC 26642, the DNA window CAAACATGATCCAAGGCGCCTCGAGGTTTGAGCGCGTCATACAGATGATCCCTACGCCGGTACTTTCCAGAGCATCGGAAAGTTCAAGCTGCCAGCGGCCACCTTTGCGGAGATCTTCTACAGATATAAACGGTTTTACGGTCTGGATGATTACGGGAAGAGTGTCTGCCAAAAGTTCGGCAATTGCCTTACTGCTAGGTCCGGACCAGCTAATGAAAACTTTCATATCCGCCTCTTCCGTCCGCTCAGCGCTGTGCCGCCGCCAACTTGCATTTGAAGCCTTCCACAAATTTGATACACCCGCAGGCCATAACCAGATCGTCCTAAGGGGATGTGGAAAACCTGTTCAGACGAAAGACGAGAGCTATGCTCGGCGGCTCCATGTAGAAGAAACATAGCCTTGCTGTCGCGCCCCTACAAAGGGCGCTTATAGACGGCCACAGACCAAGGCAGATCGGGGTCCTTGGTTGGAAGCGGCGTGATCGACACAAGCTCCCACCCGTCGCGCGCTGCCGTGTTCAAGATGCGGCTCATTGCAGATACATCCGCCAGGAACAGCGGGTCGCAGTGATACTCCCATTCCTGTCCGCGCGGTTGTTCGGGCATCACCCTCGTCCTTTGCCACGCGCCCGGCCAATCACCCTGGCTCGTCGGTCAGCGAGCCGCGGCGGGTGGCCTTCTCTTGCTTCGTCGCATCCATGCCGCGCATGGCCGCGTTGGCGGCGTCCGCCGCATCCGATTAGGAGCCATCGGTGAGTGACCTGTTCGTTGCATAAGGCGGCCTTGATACTGCGTTCACAGCAGGGGTCGCCGACCATTGGCACGAGGTGACGAAGTTTAAGTTTCGGTCCTACTCGTCCCATTGCCGTCCGCGGGGATCTTAATCGACGCCGCGCCAATTGCCCTTTTCGTCTTTCATGCTCGTGCTTTCCGAACTGCTATCAAAATCGACGCAAACTCTAATGTCCCCAAACGTATTGAATCTGCACATATCTCTTTTTAAGATTGATCCCGCAACATTTTCCACCTGCCTAATCATTGCATCCGATCCATCCGACTTTTTATAGAAAACGGCCGTGCTGCATGACTTGATCTCGGGTTGGCAAACCCGATTTTTTACCGGCTTTCCCCCATTTTGTTGACTGGAAATAGCAACGACCATCTCGATCAGCTCGCCCCAAGTCGGCTTTTTATTTGTGGTTGAAGTAGGGTTTGTTTGCTGTGGCAGCGATGCGCGCGAGCCATCTCCTGACACTTGACCATTGCTTTGCGCGTCAGGGCGAGCTTGAAGTGGCTTGCCAGTCATCGTCGTGCCCATTGATCGAAAGTCTTCGAGTGTTAGCCACACCATCTCGGTCGGTGGTGTGACCACCATTTTACCGATTATCGAGTGAGGAACGCCTAACTCCCTGGCAATCCGAGCCATGGTAACAGTTGCAGCGTTCGACCCAACCGTTTCTTTGCCGTTTTGGTCGGAGGCGCCGTGAACGCCAACCTCGCTTGTATAGCTTGCGAATTTCTCATTGCCCGCCGCGAAAATGAGAAAACAAGCGGACGCACACTTCTTCGTGCTTGCTACAACAGATGCG includes these proteins:
- a CDS encoding ATP-dependent Clp protease proteolytic subunit, with protein sequence MRSVFGALLAMTLASASASVQAATLKSLTTKEGRDVIILEGEIAVGDTDSLQRLIKAANDAGRTVSGIRLSSPGGDLAEGTKLADAVKFAKIASVVASTKKCASACFLIFAAGNEKFASYTSEVGVHGASDQNGKETVGSNAATVTMARIARELGVPHSIIGKMVVTPPTEMVWLTLEDFRSMGTTMTGKPLQARPDAQSNGQVSGDGSRASLPQQTNPTSTTNKKPTWGELIEMVVAISSQQNGGKPVKNRVCQPEIKSCSTAVFYKKSDGSDAMIRQVENVAGSILKRDMCRFNTFGDIRVCVDFDSSSESTSMKDEKGNWRGVD